Within the Candidatus Cloacimonas sp. genome, the region TTAGTGTTAGCGGTTTTAAACGCTTTCGGTTGTATGTTATTTGCGTTATTGCTAATTCCCGAAGCGTTAATTTTGCCTCTATCTCTTTTTGCGGTGCGAGATTATACCCGGCGTTTACTTGATTTTGAACTGCTGAATTATAGATTGTGAGGTTTTGCTTTATGAAACGCAGAGAAATTATATCCCTTTTTATTTTAATCCTGGTTATCAGTTTCGGTGCCTACCGATATTTTACTCGCTCCTTCACAGAAACTAAAAGTCAATACCTGATGGATACGATTGTAGAAATCTCCGCTACTTCGCAAAGCAAAAATGTCGGCAGCCAGATAGATTCAATTTATAAGTATATTCACGAGTTGGAGAATAAATTAAACGAATACAACCCCGAAAGTTATCTGGGCAAAATCAATGCTGATACCGTTAATACTGTTTTTCCGATGGACCCCGATGTATATAATTTACTTTCTCTTGCAGATAGTTTATATCAAATGACGGGTGGAGCTTTTGACCCTACCATTAAGCCCGTTTGGGATTTATGGGGGTTTAATACTGAAAACCCTGTCCCCCCGGATTCTTTAAGCATAAAAAATATGCTGAAAAAAGTGGACTTCAGCAAGATTAAATACGATTCCCGAAAGCTTGTTAAACCCAGGGGAATGCAGCTTACTTTTGGTGCTATTGCCAAAGGTTACATTCTGGATAAGGCAAAAGAATATATGCAAGCGCAAAAATTGGATAGCGGATATATCAATTGTCGTAGTTCAATGGTTTTTACCGGCTATAAAAAACCCCAGCTTGTGTATATTACGCATCCAAGTAAACCGGATGATTATATTGCCAGTTTCAAAGTGCTGAATCAGAGCGTTTCCACTTCTGGAGATTATCAACAGTTCTTTGAATACAATGGCATTCGCTATCATCATATCCTTAATCCCTTAACCGGTTATCCGGTTCCGGATGTGCATTCGGTAACTGTGTTATGTTCTTCTGCTGCGTGGTCGGACGGACTTTCCACAGCTCTTTTTTTGCTTCCTCCGGAATCGGCACTTAGTGCAATTAAACACAAACCCGATTGTGAAGCAATTATTTATTACAGTAAAGATGATTCTCTCGTTTCCTTGAAAACAGCTGGAATGAAAGATAGAGGTTTGAACGAAAATTTATGACTTTTCCCGATATTCAATCCCAGGAAGATAACCGGAAAATAACAATTGATAAAGTTGGCGTGAAAGGTATTCGCTACCCCGTCGTTGTGCAAGATAGAGAAGGCATCCAACATAGTGTTGCCGATTTAAATATCTATGTAGAACTTACTCATCAGCTTCGGGGAACCCATATGAGCCGTTTCCTGGAAATTCTGAACAAGTATCACACCGAGGTCTTTATTGATAAACTGGATGTCTTTCTAAGCGAATTGAAAAGAACGCTGAAAGCGGATGCCGCTTATATAGATATAATGTTTCCTTTTTTTATGAAAAAGCAGGCACCTGTTTCCCGCGTTTCTTCTCTGCTAAACTATGACTGCTGTTTTAATGCCTCGTTCAAAGAGAATTTTGAACTCTGGATTAGTGTGTATGTTCCGGTTACAACTTTATGCCCCTGCTCTAAAGCAATAAGCGTTTCCGGAGCTCATAATCAACGCTCCCGGATATTTATTAAAGTTCGTTACACGGAGTTTGTGTGGCTGGAAGAACTTATTCAACTGGCGGAAAAACATTCCAGCTGTGAGATTTACCCCCTGTTAAAACGCACAGACGAAAAATATGTAACCGAAAAGGCATATCGTAATCCTAAATTCGTGGAAGATGTAGTGCGGGAAATTACTTTGGAACTTAGCAAAGATAAACGCATCAACGGATTTTATGTAGAAGCGGAAAACTTTGAATCTATTCACAATCACAATGCTTATGCCCTGATAAGCAGAATTTAATCTATCTAAGGTTAGTAAAATACTTTGAGAGCGTTCACTTTACCTCAGCCCGTAAGTAAAATTTTGACTAACGGCTTGGAAGTTATTTCTGTGCAGGATAGCTCCAATGCTGTGCTTTGCTTGCAATTATACATTCGTACCGGTTCAGTTCAGGAAAATAAAAATCAGCGTGGCTATTCGCATTTTATTGAGCATTTAAGCTTTAAATCAACTTTGGATTTTCCCTCTAATGGTATCTCCCGTTATGCTTCAGGTTTGGGTGGAATGCTGAATGCTTTTACCGATTTTGATTGCACTTGTTACTATCTGATGCTACCTTCCGAAAAGCTTAAAGAGGGCTTGCATATTCTTGCTGAGCTTGCGTTTAAAAGCACTTTCAGCAAAGAAGATGTGGAAACGGAAAAGGATATTATTCTGGAAGAAATAAAGCAGTATCAGAATGATCCCGAAACCGATTTTTTAGATTATATTCAAAGCACTTATTATCAAAAAAGCCCGCTTAAGTATCAGATTTTAGGCAATCCCGATAGTGTTTCACAGGCAGATTTTGCTGCTCTGAGCAGATTTTATCGGCAGCGATATCTCCCTGAAAATTCCTTTCTCGTTATCTGCGGTGATTGTTGTGATGAGGAATTAAACGGTTATCTGGATAAATATTTTGCACCCTGGAAACAAGGTAATAAGCCAATTCCACAGCCCACAGAAATTGAACCCGAAATAAATGGTTTACGCTATTTTTGGAAGCAGAAAGAGATAAATGAAAAAACCCTTGCCATCGCTCTTCCGGAATTATGTGATAAACATCCTTTTGCCAATGCTCTTTTAATTGCTATCCGCTATTTGGCAATCGGCAAGTCGTCCCGTCTTTACAAACGCCTGGTGGAAGAAGAAAAAATCTGTTCCAGTGTAAAAGTAAGCTCGCTTTGCGGACTTCTTTCCGGTGCTTCAATTATATCTTTCACCCCTTTATCCGATAAATATCTGCCTGATATTGTACATATATTTAAAGAAGAGCTATCCTCTCTGCTGAAAAATGGCATTCCTGCAAACGAAATGGAGCTGATTAAAAAAGATATTATCCATAGCTGGCTGTTCAGTTTTGAAGGAATGGAAGACCTCGCTGGCTTGATAGCTACGGAAAGAATGGCAGGAGACCTTACGCGGTTGCAAAGTTACGGTGAGGAAATTGATTCTACAACTTTAAGTGCCGTGATGGATGCAATTCATAAATACTGGCTTCCAGCCGGGATGGCAGTTTACTATCAAAGTCCTGTTCAAAATCTAAACTTGATGCAGGAAGCAAATTCTCTAATAACTATCCCTCAGCAAATAAATTATTCTTCATCCATAGCTGCTTTGGCGGATGAGCCATCTCTAAAACTTGATTTTATTCCCCTGAAAGAAGCTGCAGGTGCAAAACCAGGGAAAATAATTCCAATCGCTGAAGACCTTTATACGATGACCCTTTCCAATGGTATGACGGTGCTCTTCAAGCAATTGAAAAACAAAAACATCAGCGGTTTTTCGCTTTCCAGTTCTATCAGCCAGATTTGTGAAACACCTTCCGAAATAGGTGCTAATTTCTTTTGCACTTCGCTGTTGCTATATCAAACTCAAAAACACAGTCATCAGGAGCTGCAACAATATTCCCGGGAAAATGGATTTAATATTCGCCTCATCCATCATTTGGATACTACCACTTTCAAAGGAAAATGCCAAAAAGAAAATCTGGATAAGGCATTATCTATGCTGGCGGAAATAATTTATCTGCCTCGTTTTGACAGGAATTATTTCTCGCTTTTAACTTCTGCCGCCTTAGATGAAATTCGGCGGGATCAAGATTATCCCGTTAATTATGCTTACCTGAACTGGTATAAAATGCTTGTGGGAAAACAAAGTAATCTGTTTCGCAGTTCCGGAACTCCTGGCCAAATTCGTGCCCTGCATATTAAGGACTTACAGCAATGGTATAATAACTGGAATATCGGCAGGGATTTCTGTTTGGCTATTGTCGGCAATTATCAGCCGGAAGAAGTATTAGAGCTTTGTGAACAAACCTTGGGCATCGCTCAAACCGAAAAACAAGCACTTATTCCTCATCCGTTATTTTCGCCTGAAGAGGTTCATTTTAAAAAGACCTGGCGTAAAACCGACCAGGCAATCATTTACACCGGTGGTTTTGCCTCTCCGGCAAACAACCGTGAAGAAAATACTGCCTTCTATGTTTTAGCTCAGATTTTGGGTGGGGACATTTCATCCCGTTTTTTTGATGTTCTGCGGGAAAAATACGGCTATGCCTATCAAACCGGTTTTGATTTTCATTCCTTGAACGAACTTGGTTTTTGGAATGCTTATGCCTTTTGTGATAAAAGCGATTATCGCAATTGCCTTGCCTTAATGCAGGAAATCCTTAATTCTCTTGTAGATAGAGGTGTGGATGAAGATGAACTGGAAAACGCCAAACAATATCTTATTGGAATGAACCGCTTTGAAAATGAAAGTGTTTCTTACACTGCCTCCACCCTATCCAATCTGGCAGCTTGCGGTTTTGAACCCGAATATTATCTCTCGCGGGAAGATCGTATCCGCAAAGTGGATAAAGAAATAATCCGACAAATTGCCCTCAAATGGCTGCTGCCGGAAAATCAATATACTTATTTGCTCTTGTAATTATGCTGAAACTTGGTATAGACATCGGTTCCCGGAACACAAAAATCGTTATCTATAACGATAGTGCAGAGAAAATTGAATACAGCGCTTGTCACAGCACTGAACTATCCATTTTGGAGGGAGTTAACCATCTTATAGCAGAAGGTTTTTCCGCCACCGGAATTACCGCTGATAGTATATCTGCTATCGGAGTAACAGGTTACGGACGCAAACTCTATCCTGAGGCAACTTCAGTCATTTCCGAAATAAGCTGTCATCCTGCCGGCTGTAAATACTATTTTCCTCAGATTAAAACCATTATTGATATCGGAGGTCAGGATTCCAAAATTATCACCTTAACGGATAGCGGAAAAGTTGCCGATTTTGTGATGAACGATAAATGCGCTGCAGGAACAGGACGCTTTCTGGAAATGACAGCTATGCGCTTGGGCTGTGATGTTTCCGAACTATCACTATTAGCTTCGCAATCTTCTAAAGTTATAGAACTTAATTCCACTTGCGTCGTTTTTGCCGAATCGGAAATAATTGGCTTACTTTCTTCTTCAATTGCTCCTGCAGAAATTGCTCGTTCCGTGCATCGGAGCATTGCCAAACGCATTTTAGCACAAATGTCAGTCGTTTGTTGGGAGCCTCCCTTAGTTTTTACAGGTGGCGTGGCTCTAAACAAAGATATGGTTCATTGCTTAGCCGATGTTTTAGGATTTGAATTACTTACGCCTCCAGACCCGGAAATCACTGCTGCCTTGGGTGCTGCTATTTTAGCCAAATGAAATTTGATTATCACCTTCATACAGAAGATAGTTACGATAGTTCACTTAAAGCAATAGATTTGCTCAAAAGAGCTATCCAATTAAAATATGATGAAATTGCCATAACCGAACACCTGGATTTGCTCCCTTTGGAAATGCGGACTTACGGTGTCCCCTCTTTAAATCGTTATTATAAAAGAATTAAAGAGTTAAAGAGTAGGACATCAGAAATAAATGTCCTTATCGGTATTGAAGTAGGTGATTATCAAAGAGTTAAGAACTATGCCTCAGCATTGGTAGAAAACTTTGCTTTTGATCTAATTCTGGGGTCAGTGCACTTTCTAAGCGATAATACCAATGTTGCAATTCCCCTGCCAAAACCTCTTTCCGAAGAGCAAGTAAAAGATTACTATCTGCAGAATTTAGCGTTAGTATCTTCTTGCGATATAGATGTATTAGCTCATTTGGGAGTTTATAAACGCTGCTATAATCATATTCCCGATGAAACTATTCATTATTCATTGCTCCACGATATTTTCCAAACTATGATTCAGCGTGGGATTGCTTTGGAAATCAATTATAGTCCCCTGCGTCGGGGTTATCCTTCTTTTATTCCGGAACTTCCTCTATTAGAAATGTATCTTAACTTAGGAGGAAAACTTTTTTCTTTAGGTAGCGATGCACATCAAATTGAGCATTTTGACCTCTATCGTGATACTATTCCCCAAAAATTCTGCACCTCTTATCGCTATCTGCAATAATTATCACAAATCCCTCCGCCCTCTGCTCTCCGCTCTCTGCCCTCTCAATCTTTTCTTTCGGTGTCCTCTGTTTTAAAAATTATTCCTATCTCTCTTTTGGCGCTAATAACTGAATCGGAGGCATGGACTGCATTTGTAGTAATTCCTTCAGCATAAAGATAGCGAATAGTTCCCGGTTTTCTTATAGCAGGGTTTACATCTCCGATTAAATCTCGTAACTGCTGAACAGCGTTTTCTTTCTGGACAATAATTGCCACTGTGAAGTCGGACATCATAAAGTTCAGCAAGTTCTCATAGAAATCCTTTCCCTGGTGTTCTGCATAAAAGTTTTCTGCCAGTTCCCTGTCAAAGCGAAAAAGCTTTAGAGCACAAAAATGAAAATCATTTTCTTCCAGAATAGTAATAATATGCCCTATATGCTTATTGCGAACTGCATCTGGCTTAATCAGCAGAAGTGACTTTTCCTTCATTTTGCCGTATAAACGGTTTCTATGTAGTCCAAAGCTGCAACTTTGATAGCGATATCACGATTTAGAACCATACTCATTTTAATTTTGTGTTTCAGGATATCAGTCCAAATCTCGTACATATCGTTGGGTTTAACTTCAATTCCGGTATAAAGTTTCAGCATATCCTGGTAAAAATCGTCCCGGTCGGAATCCACTCTGGCGATAACCAGTTTAGGGGTATCCGGGCAAACATCGTATTCCTTGTAACGGATATCCACAACTACATAGCCCAACTTTAGTAGGTTTTCATAGTTAATCTGTAAGTCCTCATGATTTAGCATTTCTTTATCTCCCAAGTTAAATAATTCTGGACAAAACACAGGATTCAAAATCCTTGTAAAACAATGAAGAAATCAAGCCCTGCTCTGTCAAGAAGAATTTATTGCCCATAAAGGAACTTAAAAAAATGCAACGCTTCAAACTTGTAAGTGATTATACTCCTTCAGGTGATCAGCCCGAAGCTATAGAAACCCTGATTAAAGGAATTGCAGAAGGCAAAAAGCACCAGGTTCTCTTAGGAGTTACAGGTAGCGGAAAGACCTTTACAATAGCTAATGTAATTGAACGCTTGAATCGTCCTACCCTTGTTTTATCACATAATAAAACCCTTGCTGCTCAGCTTTATGGTGAATTGAAACAACTTTTTCCAGATAATGCTGTGGAATACTTTATCAGCTATTATGATTACTATCAGCCCGAAGCTTACATTCCGGGTAAAGATATTTATATTGAAAAAGATAGCAGTATAAACGAACAGATAGAGAAACTTCGTTTGCGAGCTACAATGAGTTTAATGGAGCGA harbors:
- a CDS encoding FAD:protein FMN transferase, whose protein sequence is MKRREIISLFILILVISFGAYRYFTRSFTETKSQYLMDTIVEISATSQSKNVGSQIDSIYKYIHELENKLNEYNPESYLGKINADTVNTVFPMDPDVYNLLSLADSLYQMTGGAFDPTIKPVWDLWGFNTENPVPPDSLSIKNMLKKVDFSKIKYDSRKLVKPRGMQLTFGAIAKGYILDKAKEYMQAQKLDSGYINCRSSMVFTGYKKPQLVYITHPSKPDDYIASFKVLNQSVSTSGDYQQFFEYNGIRYHHILNPLTGYPVPDVHSVTVLCSSAAWSDGLSTALFLLPPESALSAIKHKPDCEAIIYYSKDDSLVSLKTAGMKDRGLNENL
- the folE2 gene encoding GTP cyclohydrolase FolE2; this encodes MTFPDIQSQEDNRKITIDKVGVKGIRYPVVVQDREGIQHSVADLNIYVELTHQLRGTHMSRFLEILNKYHTEVFIDKLDVFLSELKRTLKADAAYIDIMFPFFMKKQAPVSRVSSLLNYDCCFNASFKENFELWISVYVPVTTLCPCSKAISVSGAHNQRSRIFIKVRYTEFVWLEELIQLAEKHSSCEIYPLLKRTDEKYVTEKAYRNPKFVEDVVREITLELSKDKRINGFYVEAENFESIHNHNAYALISRI
- a CDS encoding pitrilysin family protein gives rise to the protein MRAFTLPQPVSKILTNGLEVISVQDSSNAVLCLQLYIRTGSVQENKNQRGYSHFIEHLSFKSTLDFPSNGISRYASGLGGMLNAFTDFDCTCYYLMLPSEKLKEGLHILAELAFKSTFSKEDVETEKDIILEEIKQYQNDPETDFLDYIQSTYYQKSPLKYQILGNPDSVSQADFAALSRFYRQRYLPENSFLVICGDCCDEELNGYLDKYFAPWKQGNKPIPQPTEIEPEINGLRYFWKQKEINEKTLAIALPELCDKHPFANALLIAIRYLAIGKSSRLYKRLVEEEKICSSVKVSSLCGLLSGASIISFTPLSDKYLPDIVHIFKEELSSLLKNGIPANEMELIKKDIIHSWLFSFEGMEDLAGLIATERMAGDLTRLQSYGEEIDSTTLSAVMDAIHKYWLPAGMAVYYQSPVQNLNLMQEANSLITIPQQINYSSSIAALADEPSLKLDFIPLKEAAGAKPGKIIPIAEDLYTMTLSNGMTVLFKQLKNKNISGFSLSSSISQICETPSEIGANFFCTSLLLYQTQKHSHQELQQYSRENGFNIRLIHHLDTTTFKGKCQKENLDKALSMLAEIIYLPRFDRNYFSLLTSAALDEIRRDQDYPVNYAYLNWYKMLVGKQSNLFRSSGTPGQIRALHIKDLQQWYNNWNIGRDFCLAIVGNYQPEEVLELCEQTLGIAQTEKQALIPHPLFSPEEVHFKKTWRKTDQAIIYTGGFASPANNREENTAFYVLAQILGGDISSRFFDVLREKYGYAYQTGFDFHSLNELGFWNAYAFCDKSDYRNCLALMQEILNSLVDRGVDEDELENAKQYLIGMNRFENESVSYTASTLSNLAACGFEPEYYLSREDRIRKVDKEIIRQIALKWLLPENQYTYLLL
- a CDS encoding acyl-CoA dehydratase activase, with the protein product MAAAGKSIYLFALVIMLKLGIDIGSRNTKIVIYNDSAEKIEYSACHSTELSILEGVNHLIAEGFSATGITADSISAIGVTGYGRKLYPEATSVISEISCHPAGCKYYFPQIKTIIDIGGQDSKIITLTDSGKVADFVMNDKCAAGTGRFLEMTAMRLGCDVSELSLLASQSSKVIELNSTCVVFAESEIIGLLSSSIAPAEIARSVHRSIAKRILAQMSVVCWEPPLVFTGGVALNKDMVHCLADVLGFELLTPPDPEITAALGAAILAK
- a CDS encoding histidinol-phosphatase HisJ family protein, which gives rise to MKFDYHLHTEDSYDSSLKAIDLLKRAIQLKYDEIAITEHLDLLPLEMRTYGVPSLNRYYKRIKELKSRTSEINVLIGIEVGDYQRVKNYASALVENFAFDLILGSVHFLSDNTNVAIPLPKPLSEEQVKDYYLQNLALVSSCDIDVLAHLGVYKRCYNHIPDETIHYSLLHDIFQTMIQRGIALEINYSPLRRGYPSFIPELPLLEMYLNLGGKLFSLGSDAHQIEHFDLYRDTIPQKFCTSYRYLQ
- a CDS encoding nucleoside-diphosphate kinase, which encodes MKEKSLLLIKPDAVRNKHIGHIITILEENDFHFCALKLFRFDRELAENFYAEHQGKDFYENLLNFMMSDFTVAIIVQKENAVQQLRDLIGDVNPAIRKPGTIRYLYAEGITTNAVHASDSVISAKREIGIIFKTEDTERKD